A stretch of Myxocyprinus asiaticus isolate MX2 ecotype Aquarium Trade chromosome 42, UBuf_Myxa_2, whole genome shotgun sequence DNA encodes these proteins:
- the LOC127432297 gene encoding protocadherin alpha-2-like translates to MHPKLFLTGKIVYSVPEEVNKGTVVGNIAKDLNINVHELEYRMFEIVSGSNKKYFDVNLKTGVLYVSDRIDREELCLTNQKCSLNIEVLAKNPHNLYRVEIKILDVNDNVPHFPVKVFTVNITENASPGERFPLPVAEDSDVGSNSLKEYKLSPNEHFSIDMQTEEQSVFAELVLNKALDREKQTTIKLALTGVDGGKPPKSGTLNIIINVMDINDNNPVFSQPLYKVKLKENVAAGIKVISVFASDLDEGINSEIVYSFVGHGKKQDLFSIIPNTGDIVVKGQIDYEENPAIELRVQASDKGSPPKSTHCKVLVDVLDENDNAPEIITTPLFESLREDTKSGTAVTLVTVSDKDGGKNAIVHCALKGSLPFKLELSFNNHYSLVVDGPLDRESVSQYNITITAADEGVPPLSSSTFIKVNIADVNDNAPHFPAPVFHAFVSENGQAGGLVTKVAADDSDTGENAELSYSLLESFSYNVPITTLININSLSGEIFSLQSFNFEETKRFQFQVQATDSGIPPLSSNVTVNIFILDENDNSPVILPPYAEPGSVNTENIPYSAEAGYFVAKIRAVDIDSGYNALLSYHLTEPKGTNLFRIGTSTGEIRTRRRMSDNDFKTHPLIITVSDNGEPSLSATMSMDVVVVESIDDMKTLLRQVPVKEESFSNLNLYLLIAIVSVSVIFLLSLMGFIAVKCFRTDGGFSWYGAPVINTHPDGSWSYSKSTQQYDVCFSSDTIKSDMVVFPSPFPPADAELISINGEDSLTRTQTLSTTEKRS, encoded by the exons ATTGTCTATTCCGTTCCGGAGGAGGTAAATAAGGGAACAGTTGTTGGGAATATTGCGAAAGACCTAAATATAAATGTTCACGAGCTTGAATATCGTATGTTTGAGATTGTGTCTGGATCTAATAAGAAGTACTTTGACGTAAATCTGAAAACTGGTGTGCTGTACGTTAGTGATAGAATTGACCGTGAGGAGTTATGTCTGACGAATCAAAAATGCTCTTTGAATATAGAGGTCCTAGCTAAAAATCCTCATAATCTTTACAGAGTGGAAATTAAGATATTGGATGTAAATGATAATGTACCACATTTTCCTGTCAAAGTATTTACCGTGAATATTACTGAAAACGCCAGCCCAGGAGAGAGATTCCCTCTCCCTGTGGCCGAGGACTCGGATGTTGGCAGTAATTCGCTGAAAGAGTACAAACTGAGCCCGAATGAACATTTCAGTATTGATATGCAGACCGAAGAACAAAGTGTGTTTGCAGAGTTAGTGCTTAACAAGGCTTTAGACCGAGAGAAGCAAACAACAATTAAACTGGCACTAACTGGTGTGGATGGAGGGAAACCACCTAAATCGGgtactttaaatataattataaacgTCATGGATATTAATGACAATAACCCAGTGTTCAGTCAACCTCTTTACAAAGTAAAACTAAAGGAAAATGTTGCTGCTGGCATTAAAGTCATATCTGTCTTTGCGTCTGATTTGGATGAAGGCATAAACAGTGAAATTGTGTACTCGTTTGTTGGTCACGGAAAAAAGCAAGACTTGTTTTCCATTATCCCAAACACCGGAGATATTGTTGTGAAAGGGCAAATAGATTACGAGGAGAATCCAGCTATTGAGTTGCGAGTTCAGGCTAGCGATAAAGGTAGTCCTCCAAAGAGCACACACTGTAAAGTTTTAGTAGATGTTTTGGATGAGAATGACAATGCGCCAGAAATAATTACGACCCCTCTGTTTGAAAGTTTGAGAGAGGACACAAAGTCAGGAACTGCGGTTACTTTAGTTACTGTCTCTGATAAAGACGGAGGTAAAAATGCCATTGTACACTGCGCGCTGAAAGGCTCGCTTCCTTTCAAATTAGAGTTGTCATTTAACAATCATTATTCTCTAGTGGTAGATGGACCTTTGGACAGAGAGAGTGTTTCTCAGTATAACATCACGATTACAGCTGCAGATGAAGGCGTTCCGCCACTTTCTAGCAGCACTTTCATAAAGGTAAATATTGCTGATGTTAATGACAACGCCCCGCATTTTCCAGCACCTGTTTTTCACGCTTTTGTGAGTGAGAATGGCCAAGCTGGAGGCCTAGTGACAAAAGTGGCAGCTGATGATTCAGACACGGGAGAAAACGCAGAATTGTCATATTCATTGTTAGAGAGCTTTAGCTATAACGTTCCAATTACAACACTGATCAATATAAACTCTTTaagtggtgaaatatttagtttGCAATCGTTTAATTTTGAAGAAACGAAAAGATTTCAGTTTCAAGTTCAGGCAACAGACTCTGGCATTCCTCCTCTGAGCAGTAATGTGACTGTAAACATTTTTATCCTCGATGAGAATGATAACAGTCCAGTTATTTTGCCACCATACGCTGAACCCGGATCAGTTAATACAGAGAACATTCCTTACTCTGCTGAAGCGGGATACTTTGTAGCAAAGATCAGAGCTGTAGATATTGACTCTGGATATAACGCACTTCTGTCTTATCACCTAACTGAACCCAAAGGAACTAATCTTTTCCGAATCGGAACCAGCACTGGAGAAATAAGGACCAGGAGGCGAATGAGTGACAATGACTTCAAAACTCATCCTCTTATTATAACAGTGTCTGATAATGGAGAGCCATCACTCTCAGCAACTATGTCTATGGATGTTGTGGTTGTTGAGAGTATAGATGACATGAAGACTTTGCTTAGACAAGTCCCAGTAAAAGAGGAGAGTTTTTCAAATTTGAATCTGTATCTGCTAATCGCTATTGTCTCAGTGTCAGTCATCTTTTTACTGAGTCTCATGGGCTTTATAGCTGTTAAATGCTTCAGGACAGACGGTGGTTTCAGCTGGTACGGCGCTCCAGTGATCAACACACATCCAGATGGGAGCTGGTCCTACTCTAAATCCACACAACAATATGATGTGTGTTTCAGCTCAGACACAATAAAGAGTGACATGGTGGTTTTCCCATCGCCGTTTCCGCCAGCAGACGCAGAACTGATCAGCATTAATGGAGAGGACAGTTTAACACGAACCCAAACTCTTTCTACCACAGAGAAG AGAAGTTAG